The sequence ATGCTTTTAGAATGCTCCAAACCGGCGATAATACCACAGGTCTTGATTCTAAAGAGTTCCCCAAGCAAAGCCGTGAAAAAAAGGGCCGAGTGATCACTTTAATCGGTAAAGATGAAGTGCCTTATCTTATCTTAGAAACCGATTGCCAAGTGGGCGATATTGCAAAGATTTCTTTGGTGGGTAATTTTGATGGCACCGGGTTTCTTACGGAATATAAATTCAAAGACGCCAAACCCATTTACTAGTCTTTATTCTTTGCTCCATTCTTAAAATCTCTTAATCTTTTGTGGTTAGGAGGTTTTCCTTATTCGTTGGGGGTATTTGTGATCGCATCTTAAAAATTTTAAAATTTGCATGCCTTTTGGTTTCAAACGCTAATCAATCAAACCTTATTTAATTTAAGCATTTTTACATTTTTAAAAACAAGCTAAAAGAAAGAAAATAAGAGAGAAACCCCCCCCTTTTTTTAGGAGTTTTCTTCTTGCTTATACCCTTTAAGCGCAAAGAAGAGGATATAAAAATAGCATAATAACGGCACACCATAAGCGTAGAGCAGATTTGACTCGGTTGCTGCTAGCATGTCTGTAACCACGCCTTGAATGGGGGGGATTAACGCTCCTCCCACAATCGCCATGCTAATCACCCCAGAAGCTTTAGAAGTGAGATGCCCTAAATTGAGCGTAGCCAAAGAAAAGATTGTAGGGAACATGATAGAGTTGAAAAAGCCCACAAAAGTCAGAGCGAATAAAGCGATCTTGCCTCCAATCATAATGGCTAAAGCAATGAGAAAAATAGAGCTTAAGGCGTTGAAAGCCAGGTATTTATTAGGGGCAACTTTATTCATCAAAACGCTACCCAAGAAACGACCCACCATCGCGCCTCCCCAATAATACACCAAGTAATGCGCGCTTGATTGAGGGTCTAAATTCAAAAGTTTTTCAAAGCTTAGCACCAAGAACGAGCCAATCGCAACTTCTCCGCCCACATAAAAAAAGATCCCTAAAGCCCCAAAAACAAAGTGTTTGTGCGAAAACAGGCTTTTTTGCGTCGTTTCTTTAGGCATTTCTTTTTCCACGTCAGGCAATTTCAAAAGATACATGATGAGCGCTAAAAGAAGCGAAAACACCGCCAAGCCCAAATAAGGCATTTGAACGCTTTTAGCGTCCGCTAATTTGTCTATCAAACTTGCATTATCGCCCATTTTAGTCGTGCTAAAAATCAACAAGCTCCCAAAAATAGGCCCTAAAGTTGTGCCAAGCGAATTGAACGCCTGGACTAAAACCAAATTTCTGGCTTCTTTACCTTTAGAAAGCAAGGTTACAAAGGGATTACCAGCGGTTTGCAAGCACACAATCCCGCTCGCTAAAATAAACAACGCTCCTAAAAAAAACCCATAGGAGCCAAAATGCGCCGCCGGATAAAACAACGCGCACCCGCTCGCTGTGATCACAAAACCAAGCACCACGCCAAAAGGGTAGCCGATTTTACTGATCACATTCCCAAAAACTCCTCCCATGATGAAATACGCCCCAAAAAAGCAAAATTGAATGAGTGAAGCTTCAAAATAGGTCAAGTCAAAAATGGGCTTTAAGTGTGG is a genomic window of Helicobacter pylori oki112 containing:
- a CDS encoding sugar MFS transporter, encoding MQKTSNTLALGSLTALFFLMGFITVLNDILIPHLKPIFDLTYFEASLIQFCFFGAYFIMGGVFGNVISKIGYPFGVVLGFVITASGCALFYPAAHFGSYGFFLGALFILASGIVCLQTAGNPFVTLLSKGKEARNLVLVQAFNSLGTTLGPIFGSLLIFSTTKMGDNASLIDKLADAKSVQMPYLGLAVFSLLLALIMYLLKLPDVEKEMPKETTQKSLFSHKHFVFGALGIFFYVGGEVAIGSFLVLSFEKLLNLDPQSSAHYLVYYWGGAMVGRFLGSVLMNKVAPNKYLAFNALSSIFLIALAIMIGGKIALFALTFVGFFNSIMFPTIFSLATLNLGHLTSKASGVISMAIVGGALIPPIQGVVTDMLAATESNLLYAYGVPLLCYFYILFFALKGYKQEENS